Proteins found in one Rhodobacter capsulatus SB 1003 genomic segment:
- a CDS encoding alkene reductase produces MTDTLFSPGHLGEISIANRVVMAPLTRNRAPDRMPTDLTVEYYRQRATAGLIVTEGAQISPVGQGYAWTPGIHSEAQAAAWARVTDAVHAEGGKIVIQLWHVGRVSHETIIEGLTPVAPSALSAASKTFDGKGFVETGMPREMTEEDIERTFLDYGHAAQLAKQAGFDGVEVHGANGYLIDQFLRDTSNKRSDGWGGPVENRIRFLLGAVDACVAVWGPGRVGVRLSPFSNANNIGLDSDTPALFGAAIAALNDRPLAFVHMVEGQTGGPRDWPAGELEALREAIRAPYVANNGYDRDSALAAVTTGTADAVAFGKPFIANPDLVARLERNAEWNPLRLAQMYGGGAEGYTDYPALP; encoded by the coding sequence ATGACCGACACCCTGTTTTCCCCCGGCCATCTCGGGGAAATTTCCATCGCCAACCGCGTCGTGATGGCGCCGCTCACCCGCAACCGCGCCCCCGACCGGATGCCCACCGATCTGACGGTGGAATATTACCGCCAGCGCGCGACCGCCGGGCTGATCGTCACCGAGGGCGCGCAGATCTCGCCTGTCGGGCAGGGCTATGCCTGGACGCCGGGCATCCACAGCGAGGCGCAGGCGGCGGCCTGGGCCCGGGTCACCGACGCGGTGCATGCCGAAGGCGGCAAGATCGTGATCCAGCTTTGGCATGTCGGGCGCGTCTCGCATGAGACGATCATCGAGGGGCTGACGCCGGTCGCCCCCTCGGCGCTGTCGGCGGCTTCGAAAACCTTTGACGGCAAGGGCTTCGTCGAAACGGGCATGCCGCGCGAGATGACCGAGGAAGACATCGAACGCACCTTCCTCGATTACGGCCATGCGGCGCAGCTGGCGAAACAGGCGGGCTTCGACGGGGTCGAGGTGCATGGCGCGAACGGCTATCTGATCGACCAGTTCCTGCGTGACACGTCGAACAAGCGCAGCGACGGCTGGGGCGGCCCGGTCGAAAACCGCATCCGCTTCCTTTTGGGCGCCGTCGATGCCTGCGTCGCGGTCTGGGGCCCGGGGCGGGTCGGCGTGCGGCTCTCGCCCTTCTCGAACGCCAACAATATCGGCCTCGACAGCGACACGCCCGCGCTCTTCGGCGCCGCCATCGCCGCGCTGAACGACCGGCCGCTGGCCTTTGTCCATATGGTCGAGGGTCAGACCGGTGGCCCGCGCGACTGGCCCGCGGGCGAGCTGGAAGCGCTGCGCGAGGCGATCCGCGCGCCCTATGTCGCCAATAACGGCTACGATCGTGACAGCGCGCTGGCCGCGGTGACAACGGGCACGGCCGACGCGGTGGCCTTTGGCAAGCCCTTCATCGCCAACCCCGATCTGGTGGCGCGGCTGGAACGGAACGCCGAATGGAACCCGCTGCGGCTGGCGCAGATGTATGGCGGCGGCGCCGAGGGCTACACCGACTATCCCGCCCTGCCCTGA
- a CDS encoding HesB/IscA family protein, with translation MFALPGKPPVTLTPAAVAQIAELMAREGAAGFRIGVKKGGCAGMEYTMEIASEADPMDIVVEEGPARVLIAPLAQMFLLGTEIDYEETMLESGFKFRNPNVVESCGCGESVKFRDAPAG, from the coding sequence ATGTTCGCACTCCCCGGCAAGCCCCCCGTCACCCTGACCCCCGCGGCCGTCGCCCAGATCGCCGAGCTGATGGCGCGCGAAGGCGCCGCCGGGTTCCGCATCGGCGTCAAGAAGGGCGGCTGTGCGGGCATGGAATACACGATGGAAATCGCCTCCGAGGCCGATCCGATGGATATCGTCGTCGAGGAAGGCCCGGCCCGCGTGCTGATCGCGCCGCTGGCCCAGATGTTCCTGCTGGGCACCGAAATCGACTACGAGGAAACGATGCTCGAATCGGGCTTCAAGTTCCGCAACCCGAATGTGGTCGAAAGCTGCGGCTGCGGCGAATCGGTGAAGTTCCGCGACGCGCCCGCGGGCTGA